One window of the Penaeus vannamei isolate JL-2024 chromosome 31, ASM4276789v1, whole genome shotgun sequence genome contains the following:
- the Glo1 gene encoding lactoylglutathione lyase isoform X2, with protein MAEEPKGLTNEEAAACCAEPHESTKDFIMQQTMFRIKDPKQSLDFYSRIMGMRLLKKLDFPSMKFSLYFVGYEPAEDIPSDETERTSWCFSRKATVELTHNWGTESDPNFTGYHNGNSEPKGFGHIGVMVPDVDKACERFESLGVKFVKKPNDGKMKGLAFIQDPDGYWIEIFNSGTIATLV; from the exons ATGGCTGAGGAACCAAAAGGCTTGACGAATGAGGAGGCTGCTGCATGCTGCGCAGAGCCACATGAATCCACAAAG GATTTCATTATGCAGCAAACAATGTTTCGAATTAAAGACCCAAAGCAATCATTAGACTTCTACAGCCGCATCATGGGAATGCGCTTGTTGAAAAAATTAGATTTTCCCTCTATGAAGTTCTCGCTTTACTTTGTTGGTTATGAACCTGCGGAAGATATACCTTCTGACGAAACAGAACGCACTTCATGGTGCTTCTCAAGAAAGGCTACAGTAGAGCTTACACA CAACTGGGGAACAGAATCTGATCCAAACTTCACAGGATATCACAATGGAAATTCTGAGCCAAAAGGCTTTG GCCACATTGGAGTTATGGTTCCTGATGTAGATAAGGCATGTGAAAGATTCGAGTCCCTTGGGGTCAAGTTTGTGAAAAAGCCAAATGATG GAAAGATGAAAGGACTTGCATTCATTCAAGACCCAGATGGATACTGGATTGAAATTTTCAATTCTGGAACCATTGCAACATTGGTATAA
- the LOC113806293 gene encoding uncharacterized protein isoform X1, translated as MRWTLHLHEIFSNAKTKTLVSVRLQDHEMRTPPVLLALQESVNEAEADQDTEMAAGTTNGSQQPHNPEPEGLPPIIFGKQVDQAVSVNGSLDNSTETRIMDSNTEAFVPVTEDSTGTDFDSEIVSTLPTALTETIRQTAYKEVRSLSSLDSNEITGESSGNFSEVEIQEFQTTEYTELETSTPISIDFTKAALSDINEIVTDDFSDDSERLTTVTAVEFETVTDRTYLILEDTEVYESNTVTDSSDGDHTSNTNTDIFTVTETPVPSTTILLDIPKTDIPSNEWMVDGAVSKDILLEASPTTSMGEVTDVPLIDPSKFDFKIVTTRKGLQVDAHDTTFDPSQIAKATSYEGSSYSTATRSATVTTWVDPNGRNVLTQRQSNSTNSKSSDEGTHLKYPEKADEDSILPSHTLSEVLGDNLPLKDSEGTLMMQDQPKVTTRHGDDSKITTDKDIYAPRHKTHINLKNENISNFKDISNQNYTSVPKSEVKGTETQINKSDSILREADGYHNLTFRLESFPLQEKSNYSNDNIKNTTDLLYELPGPSVQNNTEVYFSTSVVIALSVSCSVVLLAGLVTFTLWLCRRHRSRSKIYLSHEAVKPRAFFTKPMNPALLPDESIRDPQYVLEFQRPRAPVMLGNDQKNIIFKSEKSEDLDLGLENDGFTDIPLEDLKTEGYKKKKRHSQDPPRYSSKAKIESDTDSGIRVWSSTGSLYTASPQLTHCSVPPPPYSPSIGEEPVCLSVHSLPSLSKKLGLIDL; from the exons ATGAGGTGGACTCTTCATTTGCACGAAATCTTTTCAAACGCTAAGACAAAAACCTTAGTGAGTGTTAGACTACAGGATCACGAG atGAGGACACCACCAGTACTCTTAGCTCTCCAAGAGAGTGTGAATGAAGCAGAAGCTGACCAAGATACTGAAATGGCAGCAGGAACAACAAATGGCAGCCAGCAACCACACAATCCAGAGCCTGAAGGACTTCCTCCCATCATCTTTGGCAAGCAAGTAGATCAAGCAGTGTCAGTCAATGGAAGTTTGGACAATAGTACAGAAACAAGAATTATGGATTCCAACACTGAAGCCTTTGTACCAGTGACAGAAGATAGTACAGGTACAGATTTTGACAGTGAGATAGTTTCCACATTACCTACTGCTTTAACAGAAACCATAAGACAAACTGCATATAAGGAAGTTCGTTCTCTATCCAGTTTAGATAGTAATGAGATAACGGGGGAAAGTTCTGGGAATTTCAGTGAAGTAGAAATTCAGGAATTTCAAACTACAGAATATACAGAGCTTGAAACTAGTACACCAATCAGCATAGATTTCACAAAGGCTGCCTTGTCAGACATTAATGAAATAGTAACTGATGATTTCAGTGATGATTCAGAAAGACTAACTACTGTAACTGCTGTTGAATTTGAAACAGTAACTGATAGAACTTATCTTATCCTTGAGGATACAGAGGTTTATGAAAGTAATACTGTAACTGATTCAAGTGATGGTGATCATACTAGTAATACCAATACTGATATATTTACTGTCACTGAGACCCCAGTACCATCTACCACCATATTATTAGACATTCCAAAGACGGACATTCCCAGTAATGAGTGGATGGTGGATGGTGCAGTAAGTAAGGATATACTTCTTGAAGCTTCCCCAACTACAAGCATGGGCGAGGTAACTGATGTTCCCCTAATTGACCCTTCAAAATTTGACTTCAAAATTGTAACAACAAGAAAAGGGCTGCAGGTAGATGCCCATGATACTACATTTGACCCTAGTCAGATTGCCAAAGCAACAAGCTATGAAGGCTCTTCATACTCGACAGCAACTAGAAGTGCAACAGTAACCACTTGGGTGGATCCTAATGGCAGGAATGTTCTCACTCAGAGGCAGTCTAATTCAACAAATAGCAAGTCTTCAGATGAAGGAACACATTTGAAATATCCTGAAAAGGCAGATGAAGATTCTATACTACCTAGTCACACACTCTCAGAGGTATTAGGAGACAACTTGCCActaaaagattcagaaggcaccCTTATGATGCAGGATCAACCTAAAGTTACAACTAGGCATGGAGATGATAGCAAAATAACTACAGACAAGGACATTTATGCTCCAAGACATAAGACACACATCAATttgaagaatgaaaatataagtaACTTCAAAGATATATCCAATCAGAATTACACAAGTGTGCCAAAAAGTGAAGTTAAAGGAACAGAGACTCAAATTAATAAATCTGATAGCATACTTAGAGAAGCTGATGGATATCATAATCTTACTTTCAGACTGGAGAGCTTTCCATTACAAGAGAAGTCAAATTAttcaaatgataatattaagaatacaaCAGATTTATTGTATGAATTACCAGGACCAAGTGTACAGAATAATACTGAAGTTTACTTTAGTACTTCAGTAGTTATTGCTCTTTCAGTAAGTTGCAGTGTTGTTTTGCTTGCAGGTCTCGTGACATTTACATTATGGTTATGTCGTAGACATAGGAGTAGAAGTAAAATATATCTAAGTCATGAAGCTGTAAAACCAAGAGCATTCTTCACAAAGCCAATGAATCCTGCACTGCTCCCAGATGAAAGTATTAGAGACCCGCAGTATGTTTTGGAGTTCCAAAGACCCAGGGCACCTGTAATGTTGGGTAACGaccaaaaaaacattattttcaaGTCAGAAAAATCAGAGGATCTTGACTTAGGTTTAGAAAATGATGGATTCACTGATATACCTCTTGAAGATCTCAAGACCGAaggctataaaaaaaagaagagacactcGCAAGATCCACCAAGATACAGTTCCAAAGCGAAAATTGAAAGTGACACAGACTCAGGAATAAGAGTTTGGTCTTCAACAGGATCCTTGTATACTGCCTCACCACAACTAACACATTGTTCAGTACCACCACCACCTTACTCTCCATCTATTGGGGAGGagcctgtgtgtttgtctgttcattcacttccttctctttctaaaaAGTTAGGGTTAATTGATTTGTAA
- the LOC113806293 gene encoding uncharacterized protein isoform X2 produces MRTPPVLLALQESVNEAEADQDTEMAAGTTNGSQQPHNPEPEGLPPIIFGKQVDQAVSVNGSLDNSTETRIMDSNTEAFVPVTEDSTGTDFDSEIVSTLPTALTETIRQTAYKEVRSLSSLDSNEITGESSGNFSEVEIQEFQTTEYTELETSTPISIDFTKAALSDINEIVTDDFSDDSERLTTVTAVEFETVTDRTYLILEDTEVYESNTVTDSSDGDHTSNTNTDIFTVTETPVPSTTILLDIPKTDIPSNEWMVDGAVSKDILLEASPTTSMGEVTDVPLIDPSKFDFKIVTTRKGLQVDAHDTTFDPSQIAKATSYEGSSYSTATRSATVTTWVDPNGRNVLTQRQSNSTNSKSSDEGTHLKYPEKADEDSILPSHTLSEVLGDNLPLKDSEGTLMMQDQPKVTTRHGDDSKITTDKDIYAPRHKTHINLKNENISNFKDISNQNYTSVPKSEVKGTETQINKSDSILREADGYHNLTFRLESFPLQEKSNYSNDNIKNTTDLLYELPGPSVQNNTEVYFSTSVVIALSVSCSVVLLAGLVTFTLWLCRRHRSRSKIYLSHEAVKPRAFFTKPMNPALLPDESIRDPQYVLEFQRPRAPVMLGNDQKNIIFKSEKSEDLDLGLENDGFTDIPLEDLKTEGYKKKKRHSQDPPRYSSKAKIESDTDSGIRVWSSTGSLYTASPQLTHCSVPPPPYSPSIGEEPVCLSVHSLPSLSKKLGLIDL; encoded by the coding sequence atGAGGACACCACCAGTACTCTTAGCTCTCCAAGAGAGTGTGAATGAAGCAGAAGCTGACCAAGATACTGAAATGGCAGCAGGAACAACAAATGGCAGCCAGCAACCACACAATCCAGAGCCTGAAGGACTTCCTCCCATCATCTTTGGCAAGCAAGTAGATCAAGCAGTGTCAGTCAATGGAAGTTTGGACAATAGTACAGAAACAAGAATTATGGATTCCAACACTGAAGCCTTTGTACCAGTGACAGAAGATAGTACAGGTACAGATTTTGACAGTGAGATAGTTTCCACATTACCTACTGCTTTAACAGAAACCATAAGACAAACTGCATATAAGGAAGTTCGTTCTCTATCCAGTTTAGATAGTAATGAGATAACGGGGGAAAGTTCTGGGAATTTCAGTGAAGTAGAAATTCAGGAATTTCAAACTACAGAATATACAGAGCTTGAAACTAGTACACCAATCAGCATAGATTTCACAAAGGCTGCCTTGTCAGACATTAATGAAATAGTAACTGATGATTTCAGTGATGATTCAGAAAGACTAACTACTGTAACTGCTGTTGAATTTGAAACAGTAACTGATAGAACTTATCTTATCCTTGAGGATACAGAGGTTTATGAAAGTAATACTGTAACTGATTCAAGTGATGGTGATCATACTAGTAATACCAATACTGATATATTTACTGTCACTGAGACCCCAGTACCATCTACCACCATATTATTAGACATTCCAAAGACGGACATTCCCAGTAATGAGTGGATGGTGGATGGTGCAGTAAGTAAGGATATACTTCTTGAAGCTTCCCCAACTACAAGCATGGGCGAGGTAACTGATGTTCCCCTAATTGACCCTTCAAAATTTGACTTCAAAATTGTAACAACAAGAAAAGGGCTGCAGGTAGATGCCCATGATACTACATTTGACCCTAGTCAGATTGCCAAAGCAACAAGCTATGAAGGCTCTTCATACTCGACAGCAACTAGAAGTGCAACAGTAACCACTTGGGTGGATCCTAATGGCAGGAATGTTCTCACTCAGAGGCAGTCTAATTCAACAAATAGCAAGTCTTCAGATGAAGGAACACATTTGAAATATCCTGAAAAGGCAGATGAAGATTCTATACTACCTAGTCACACACTCTCAGAGGTATTAGGAGACAACTTGCCActaaaagattcagaaggcaccCTTATGATGCAGGATCAACCTAAAGTTACAACTAGGCATGGAGATGATAGCAAAATAACTACAGACAAGGACATTTATGCTCCAAGACATAAGACACACATCAATttgaagaatgaaaatataagtaACTTCAAAGATATATCCAATCAGAATTACACAAGTGTGCCAAAAAGTGAAGTTAAAGGAACAGAGACTCAAATTAATAAATCTGATAGCATACTTAGAGAAGCTGATGGATATCATAATCTTACTTTCAGACTGGAGAGCTTTCCATTACAAGAGAAGTCAAATTAttcaaatgataatattaagaatacaaCAGATTTATTGTATGAATTACCAGGACCAAGTGTACAGAATAATACTGAAGTTTACTTTAGTACTTCAGTAGTTATTGCTCTTTCAGTAAGTTGCAGTGTTGTTTTGCTTGCAGGTCTCGTGACATTTACATTATGGTTATGTCGTAGACATAGGAGTAGAAGTAAAATATATCTAAGTCATGAAGCTGTAAAACCAAGAGCATTCTTCACAAAGCCAATGAATCCTGCACTGCTCCCAGATGAAAGTATTAGAGACCCGCAGTATGTTTTGGAGTTCCAAAGACCCAGGGCACCTGTAATGTTGGGTAACGaccaaaaaaacattattttcaaGTCAGAAAAATCAGAGGATCTTGACTTAGGTTTAGAAAATGATGGATTCACTGATATACCTCTTGAAGATCTCAAGACCGAaggctataaaaaaaagaagagacactcGCAAGATCCACCAAGATACAGTTCCAAAGCGAAAATTGAAAGTGACACAGACTCAGGAATAAGAGTTTGGTCTTCAACAGGATCCTTGTATACTGCCTCACCACAACTAACACATTGTTCAGTACCACCACCACCTTACTCTCCATCTATTGGGGAGGagcctgtgtgtttgtctgttcattcacttccttctctttctaaaaAGTTAGGGTTAATTGATTTGTAA